A window of the Pristiophorus japonicus isolate sPriJap1 chromosome 13, sPriJap1.hap1, whole genome shotgun sequence genome harbors these coding sequences:
- the rassf8b gene encoding ras association domain-containing protein 8b isoform X2 codes for MELKVWVDGVQRIVCGVTEVTTCQEVVIALAQAIGRTGRYTLIEKWRETERHLAPHENPLIALNKWGQYASDVQLILRRTGPSLSERPTSDSVGRGPERTLYRQSLPPLAKLRPQNDRSLKRKEPKRKSLTFTGGPKGFIDIFGKGKEPEVKHQALHSRTTVEEFKKLVLLQKEKLRMLERQLESSQVEVKYWEGKAHFRVEEEILRLGQRIKKNAIEIEEEEFWENEWQIEQENENQLKEQLEEVSLRIGECEERLRDYTRKIREVENGIETERLQQELRGAQVNEEEVKGNLIKIRGDIELKYQHSARLQNSLRAVERTLGQTNKKLQRHPIRRAH; via the exons ATGGAGCTAAAGGTATGGGTAGATGGAGTCCAGCGCATTGTGTGTGGGGTCACAGAGGTCACAACCTGCCAAGAAGTCGTCATTGCCCTTGCTCAAGCCATAG GAAGAACTGGTCGCTACACCCTTATCGAGAAATGGCGGGAGACTGAGCGGCACCTCGCACCCCACGAGAACCCGCTCATTGCCCTGAATAAATGGGGACAGTATGCCAGTGATGTGCAGTTGATACTGCGTCGTACGGGCCCTTCTCTGAGCGAGCGACCAACGTCAGACAGTGTCGGTCGTGGGCCAGAGAGAACTTTATATCGACAAAGCCTTCCGCCGCTGGCCAAGCTGCGGCCTCAAAATGACAGATCGTTAAAACGCAAAGAACCAAAAAGGAAGTCTTTGACTTTCACGGGAGGCCCGAAAGGGTTCATTGACATTTTTGGAAAGGGTAAGGAGCCGGAGGTCAAGCACCAAGCCCTCCACTCCAGAACCACGGTGGAAGAGTTCAAGAAACTGGTCCTCCTGCAGAAAGAGAAGCTACGCATGctggagcggcagctggagtccagTCAGGTGGAAGTGAAATATTGGGAGGGGAAGGCCCATTTCAGAGTCGAGGAAGAAATTCTCCGGTTGGGCCAGAGAATCAAAAAGAATGCCATCGAGATTGAGGAAGAGGAATTCTGGGAGAATGAGTGGCAGATTGAGCAGGAGAATGAGAACCAGCTGAAGGAGCAGCTGGAGGAGGTGAGCCTGAGGATCGGGGAGTGCGAGGAGAGGCTGAGGGACTATACGCGCAAGATTCGGGAGGTCGAAAACGGCATCGAGACCGAGAGGCTTCAGCAGGAGTTGCGAGGGGCGCAAGTCAACGAGGAAGAGGTTAAAGGGAATCTTATCAAAATCAGAGGCGATATCGAGCTCAAGTATCAACATAGTGCAAGGCTGCAGAACAGTCTGAGAGCTGTCGAACGGACTTTGGGCCAAACCAATAAAAAGCTTCAG
- the rassf8b gene encoding ras association domain-containing protein 8b isoform X1 — MELKVWVDGVQRIVCGVTEVTTCQEVVIALAQAIGRTGRYTLIEKWRETERHLAPHENPLIALNKWGQYASDVQLILRRTGPSLSERPTSDSVGRGPERTLYRQSLPPLAKLRPQNDRSLKRKEPKRKSLTFTGGPKGFIDIFGKGKEPEVKHQALHSRTTVEEFKKLVLLQKEKLRMLERQLESSQVEVKYWEGKAHFRVEEEILRLGQRIKKNAIEIEEEEFWENEWQIEQENENQLKEQLEEVSLRIGECEERLRDYTRKIREVENGIETERLQQELRGAQVNEEEVKGNLIKIRGDIELKYQHSARLQNSLRAVERTLGQTNKKLQEKEVELEQLTKELRQVNLQQFIQQTGTKVTVLPAEPTDEELHPAQEKASPNPTGSLKWPSSARQLPSNLRILQNPLISGFNPEGIYV, encoded by the exons ATGGAGCTAAAGGTATGGGTAGATGGAGTCCAGCGCATTGTGTGTGGGGTCACAGAGGTCACAACCTGCCAAGAAGTCGTCATTGCCCTTGCTCAAGCCATAG GAAGAACTGGTCGCTACACCCTTATCGAGAAATGGCGGGAGACTGAGCGGCACCTCGCACCCCACGAGAACCCGCTCATTGCCCTGAATAAATGGGGACAGTATGCCAGTGATGTGCAGTTGATACTGCGTCGTACGGGCCCTTCTCTGAGCGAGCGACCAACGTCAGACAGTGTCGGTCGTGGGCCAGAGAGAACTTTATATCGACAAAGCCTTCCGCCGCTGGCCAAGCTGCGGCCTCAAAATGACAGATCGTTAAAACGCAAAGAACCAAAAAGGAAGTCTTTGACTTTCACGGGAGGCCCGAAAGGGTTCATTGACATTTTTGGAAAGGGTAAGGAGCCGGAGGTCAAGCACCAAGCCCTCCACTCCAGAACCACGGTGGAAGAGTTCAAGAAACTGGTCCTCCTGCAGAAAGAGAAGCTACGCATGctggagcggcagctggagtccagTCAGGTGGAAGTGAAATATTGGGAGGGGAAGGCCCATTTCAGAGTCGAGGAAGAAATTCTCCGGTTGGGCCAGAGAATCAAAAAGAATGCCATCGAGATTGAGGAAGAGGAATTCTGGGAGAATGAGTGGCAGATTGAGCAGGAGAATGAGAACCAGCTGAAGGAGCAGCTGGAGGAGGTGAGCCTGAGGATCGGGGAGTGCGAGGAGAGGCTGAGGGACTATACGCGCAAGATTCGGGAGGTCGAAAACGGCATCGAGACCGAGAGGCTTCAGCAGGAGTTGCGAGGGGCGCAAGTCAACGAGGAAGAGGTTAAAGGGAATCTTATCAAAATCAGAGGCGATATCGAGCTCAAGTATCAACATAGTGCAAGGCTGCAGAACAGTCTGAGAGCTGTCGAACGGACTTTGGGCCAAACCAATAAAAAGCTTCAG GAGAAAGAAGTGGAGCTTGAGCAGTTGACCAAGGAGCTAAGACAAGTGAATCTCCAACAGTTCATCCAGCAGACAGGAACCAAGGTCACGGTTCTGCCGGCTGAGCCTACTGACGAGGAACTGCATCCAGCCCAAGAGAAAG